In a genomic window of Ipomoea triloba cultivar NCNSP0323 chromosome 3, ASM357664v1:
- the LOC116013274 gene encoding vacuolar protein sorting-associated protein 2 homolog 1-like, with translation MSFLFGKKKTPAELLRENKRMLDKSIREIDRERQALQAQEKKLIMEIKKSAKQGQMGAVKVMAKDLIRTRHQIEKFYKLKSQLQGVSLRIQTLKSTQAMGEAMKGVTKAMGTMNRQMNLPALQRIMQEFEMQNEKMEMVSEVMGEAIDDALEGDEEEEETEELVNQVLDEIGININSELVNAPSSAIAAVPATKNNVPQAEATGNEDAGIDSDLQARLDNLRRM, from the exons ATGAGTTTCCTATTCGGCAAGAAGAAAACTCCCGCAG aACTCTTGCGGGAGAACAAGCGGATGCTTGATAAATCTATTCGAGAAATAGATAGGGAGAGACAGGCTTTACAAGCACAAGAGAAAAAACTAATTATGGAGATAAAGAAAAGTGCTAAACAAGGGCAGATG GGAGCTGTTAAGGTGATGGCAAAAGATCTCATTAGAACGAGGCATCAAATTGAAAAGTTTTATAAGCTGAAATCTCAACTTCAAGGTGTTTCCCTAAGAATCCAG ACACTGAAATCAACTCAAGCAATGGGGGAAGCAATGAAAGGCGTTACAAAGGCAATGGGCACAATGAATAGACAGATGAATTTGCCAGCGCTGCAGAGAATAATGCAAGAATTTGAGATGCAAAATGAGAAGATGGAAATGGTAAGTGAGGTGATGGGTGAAGCCATTGATGATGCCCTGGAAggagatgaggaagaagaagaaactgaaGAGCTGGTGAACCAGGTCCTTGATGAGATtggaattaatattaattccgAG CTTGTCAATGCACCTTCCTCTGCTATAGCTGCTGTCCCAGCAACAAAGAACAATGTGCCTCAAGCTGAGGCAACTGGAAATGAAGATGCTGGCATAGACAGTGATCTACAGGCCAGGTTAGACAATTTGAGAAGGATGTAA
- the LOC116013273 gene encoding 40S ribosomal protein S3-3-like, which produces MATQMSKKRKFVADGVFFAELNEVLTRELAEDGYSGVEVRVTPVRTEIIIRATRTQNVLGEKGRRIRELTSVVQKRFKFEENTVELYAEKVNNRGLCAIAQAESLRYKLLGGLAVRRACYGVLRFVMESGAKGCEVIVSGKLRAQRAKSMKFKDGYMISSGQPVKEYIDTAVRHILMRQGVLGIKVKIMLDWDPKGKQGPMTPLPDLVTIHPPKEEEEYARAPIMAVPTDIEVQVM; this is translated from the exons ATGGCGACTCAGATGAGCAAGAAGCGAAAG TTTGTGGCCGATGGAGTGTTTTTTGCGGAGCTGAACGAGGTTTTGACGCGTGAGTTGGCCGAGGATGGATACTCCGGCGTGGAGGTTAGGGTTACTCCCGTCAGGACTGAGATTATCATCCGAGCCACTCGTACTCAGAATGTTCTCG GTGAGAAAGGAAGAAGGATCAGGGAGTTGACATCGGTTGTGCAAAAAAGGTTCAAGTTTGAAGAGAACACAGTGGAATTGTATGCGGAGAAGGTGAACAACAGGGGGCTTTGTGCCATTGCTCAGGCTGAGTCCTTGCGTTACAAGCTGCTTGGTGGCCTGGCAGTTAGGAG GGCATGCTATGGTGTTCTGAGGTTTGTCATGGAAAGTGGAGCCAAGGGTTGTGAG GTTATTGTCAGTGGAAAGTTGAGGGCTCAGCGTGCTAAATCCATGAAGTTCAAGGATGGTTACATGATTTCATCTGGTCAACCAGTTAAGGAATACATTGACACTGCTGTCAGACACATTCTCATGAGACAG GGAGTGCTTGGAATCAAGGTCAAGATCATGCTTGACTGGGACCCCAAGGGAAAGCAAGGCCCAATGACTCCCCTCCCAGATCTTGTCACTATTCACCCTccaaaggaagaagaagagtatGCCAGGGCACCCATTATGGCTGTGCCAACTGATATTGAAGTCCAAGTTATGTAG
- the LOC116012983 gene encoding protein ELF4-LIKE 3-like, with translation MEGEPQRGVDGRVMQTFQKSFVQVQDILEQNRVLISEINQNHESKIPDNLGRNVGLIRELNNNIRRVVDLYADLSTSFTKSMGNSSSDADSSGAKAAHKRNRG, from the coding sequence ATGGAGGGGGAACCACAGAGAGGGGTAGATGGGAGAGTTATGCAGACATTTCAGAAGAGTTTTGTGCAGGTGCAGGACATATTGGAGCAGAATAGGGTGCTGATAAGTGAGATAAATCAGAACCATGAGTCCAAAATCCCAGATAATTTGGGCAGGAATGTTGGGCTGATCAGAGAGCTGAACAACAATATCAGGAGAGTGGTTGATCTTTATGCTGACCTTTCAACTTCTTTCACAAAGTCCATGGGTAATTCCTCCTCTGATGCTGACTCTAGTGGTGCCAAGGCTGCCCACAAGAGGAACCGGGGCTGA
- the LOC116012126 gene encoding stress-response A/B barrel domain-containing protein UP3-like, with amino-acid sequence MLIAKAAAQYRSQLLSPRALSLSQATAAAFHRCYSTAPIGMSTSQIVEHVVLFKVKPDVEAAKVNDMIGKLNGLASLPQVAHIAAGALLRARSSSLSFTHMLHSRYRSKSDLADYSAHADHVAVVKGYVLPICEDIMAVDWIPDCFSGPIKVPAGSAIRATFLKLKESVGENEKNEILRVNKGIKEKFPSIEQLCVGENFSARAKGYSIASIAIFRGVSELEALNEAKDKVEEFLDDVLAVDFAVPGEQSANL; translated from the coding sequence ATGCTCATTGCGAAAGCAGCAGCTCAATATCGCTCGCAATTGTTATCCCCACGCGCATTATCTCTCTCTCAAGCAACCGCCGCCGCCTTCCACCGCTGCTACTCCACCGCGCCGATCGGAATGTCAACCAGTCAAATCGTCGAGCACGTGGTGCTCTTCAAAGTCAAGCCTGACGTCGAAGCCGCGAAGGTCAACGACATGATCGGAAAGCTCAACGGCCTCGCTTCTCTCCCCCAGGTGGCCCACATCGCCGCCGGCGCACTCCTCCGCGCCAGATCCTCCTCTCTCTCCTTCACTCACATGCTCCACTCTCGGTACCGGTCCAAATCCGACCTCGCCGACTACTCCGCACACGCCGACCACGTGGCCGTCGTCAAGGGATACGTCCTTCCGATCTGCGAGGACATCATGGCCGTGGATTGGATCCCCGATTGCTTCTCCGGCCCGATTAAGGTGCCGGCCGGTTCCGCAATTAGGGCTACGTTTCTGAAATTGAAGGAAAGCGTTGGGGAAAACGAGAAAAACGAAATCCTGAGGGTGAACAAGGGGATTAAAGAGAAATTCCCTTCGATTGAACAGCTTTGCGTTGGGGAAAACTTCTCGGCGAGGGCGAAGGGGTATTCTATCGCTTCGATTGCGATTTTCCGAGGAGTGAGTGAATTGGAGGCGTTGAATGAGGCGAAGGATAAGGTTGAGGAGTTTCTCGATGACGTATTGGCGGTGGATTTCGCCGTTCCGGGGGAACAATCTGCTAATCTCTGA
- the LOC116012357 gene encoding cytochrome P450 72A15-like has product MANFVTFSLGLSSLLLLSYYLARISYSILLKPKWLQRRLRQQNIKGTTYKLLLGDLKDVGKHMADAWSKPLSLTHDLVPRRVDPFTHDLVQKYGKISVCWFGTSPRLTIMDPEMIKEILLNKAGHFHLPPLNPVILSLARGLTIQQGETWVHHRRIMNPAFHMEKLKGMIPAFSESCAVLIEKWKTSMTPQGAGEIDVWPEFQDLTGDIISRTAFGNSYEEGNRILVLQKELQQLVMEAMRTLYIPGFRFLPTKKNRRRNNLDKEITSMLRTLVETKETMIRAGEAKEDDLLGLLLQSNAQTTPQHHESNSKNYEMSMEEIIEECKQFYLAGHETTATWLTWTIIVLAMHQDWQQKAREEVLHVCGDKTPDPEAISHLKIVTMILNEVLRLYPSVIALYKHAYKETQIGDLSIPSGVDVTLPIMLINRDPELWGDDAEEFKPDRFAEGVSKACKDHPSAFMPFGWGPRTCIGQNFANIEAKVAIAMILKHFWFELSPSYIHAPYTVMTLQPQHGAQIILHQL; this is encoded by the exons ATGGCAAACTTTGTTACCTTTTCCTTGGGGCTCTCTTCCCTGCTTCTACTCAGCTATTATCTGGCAAGAATTTCATATTCCATTTTGTTGAAACCCAAATGGCTGCAGAGGCGTTTAAGACAACAAAACATCAAAGGCACAACCTACAAACTGTTGCTTGGTGACCTTAAGGATGTTGGCAAGCACATGGCAGATGCCTGGTCCAAACCACTGAGCCTCACCCATGATCTTGTGCCCCGCCGGGTCGATCCTTTCACCCATGATCTAGTGCAGAAATACG GCAAGATATCTGTTTGTTGGTTTGGGACTTCCCCCAGGCTGACCATCATGGATCCAGaaatgataaaagaaatacttttGAACAAGGCAGGCCACTTCCACTTGCCACCACTGAACCCTGTGATCTTAAGCCTAGCAAGAGGGCTCACAATTCAGCAGGGTGAAACATGGGTGCACCACAGGAGGATAATGAACCCTGCATTCCACATGGAAAAACTCAAG GGAATGATACCGGCTTTTTCGGAAAGTTGTGCAGTATTGATAGAGAAATGGAAGACATCAATGACACCCCAAGGAGCTGGGGAGATAGATGTTTGGCCAGAGTTTCAGGACCTTACAGGGGACATCATATCCAGGACAGCATTTGGTAACAGCTATGAAGAGGGGAACAGAATCCTAGTACTTCAGAAAGAACTGCAACAACTAGTTATGGAAGCCATGAGAACCTTGTACATCCCCGGCTTCAG ATTTCTTCCAACGAAGAAGAACAGGAGAAGAAACAACCTAGACAAAGAGATCACATCAATGCTTAGAACATTGGTGGAGACAAAGGAAACCATGATTAGGGCTGGAGAAGCAAAGGAGGATGACCTCCTCGGTCTGCTTCTGCAGTCGAATGCTCAAACCACCCCGCAACACCATGAAAGCAACAGCAAGAATTACGAGATGAGCATGGAGGAGATCATAGAGGAATGCAAACAGTTCTACTTAGCCGGCCACGAGACAACCGCAACCTGGTTAACCTGGACAATCATTGTCCTGGCAATGCACCAAGACTGGCAACAAAAAGCCAGGGAAGAAGTTCTGCATGTCTGTGGGGATAAAACCCCTGACCCTGAAGCCATTTCCCACCTCAAAATC GTAACCATGATACTTAATGAAGTGCTAAGGCTATATCCATCAGTGATTGCACTATACAAGCATGCTTACAAGGAAACACAGATAGGGGATCTCTCAATTCCATCTGGTGTGGATGTGACACTGCCTATAATGCTGATCAACCGCGACCCCGAGCTATGGGGAGACGATGCAGAAGAGTTCAAGCCAGACCGGTTCGCAGAAGGGGTTTCGAAGGCCTGCAAAGATCACCCTTCTGCGTTCATGCCATTTGGATGGGGGCCAAGGACCTGCATTGGCCAAAATTTTGCCAATATAGAAGCCAAAGTGGCTATTGCCATGATTCTAAAGCATTTTTGGTTTGAACTTTCACCTAGCTACATTCATGCTCCTTATACTGTCATGACTTTGCAGCCACAGCATGGAGCTCAGATCATATTGCATCAGCTTTGA